Within the Candidatus Culexarchaeum yellowstonense genome, the region TAATCCAACCATTGTTGAGGCTACAGCTATCAACGCAATATTCGTTACTATTTGCCTTGTTGCCGTGAATATTTGTATTGTCCACACCCAGAAGAATAGTGCAATCATCATTGCCAATGCCCCTGGCAAACCGTAGAATAGTAGTGGCCTCCTTATGCTCATCTGCTTCACAATGCTTAAAACCACGTCAAGCCCATGTACTATTGGGTTTTGTGTTGATGGTTTCTCAACATTATAATTTATCTTTATTGGCACCTCAACTATCTTAAGCCCATTCTCCCTTGCTTGCATCAATATCTCCGTTGAAGCACCCATACCCTGCTCAGTTGGCATTATTGAGTGTATTGCCCTTCTACCATAAGCTCTAAAACCGGACTGTGCATCAGTCACATCCCTATATGAAGCCCTCTTCGCCAATTTCGTTATCAACTTAATTCCACCAACCCTATACCTTGGAGCTTCAACACTCCCCCCAGCAAGGAATCTTGAACCAATAACTATATCCCCCTCCCCCCTAAGTATAGGCTCAACAACCCTTGGAACATCACTAGGATTATGCTGTAGATCAGCATCCAAAACAACCATAACATCTGGATCGATCTCCCTAGCCCTCTTAAATAGTGTGTGCAGGGCGGCACCATAACCCATATTCCTCTCATGCCTTATTACTTCAGCTCCAAGTCTCCCAGCAATTTCTCCAGTTAAGTCTGTTGATCCATCATCACACACTATAACCCTATCAACATACCTCTGAACCTCAATCACAACTCTAGCTATCGTCCTCTCCTCATTATATGCTGGTATGCAAGCTATTATTGTGGGTTTCTTCATTGCTTGAATTTTGAAGTGAAGTTTCTCATTTTGTGTGGCTTACTATTTCCACTTCTATGTTTAGATTATCCTTCAAAGTTTTCTTTATTTTGCTGAAGTCTTCTTCATCGGCTGTTAATATGCGTTTAGCATCATGCTTCCTCATCATTAATGAAGCTATTGCTATGTGTAGTAAGTCCTTTGTTCTACAGTTGATCCATGCGAGTTTTATTGCTTCCCTGAAAATCTTTGCAACATATGTCTCGTTGAGCTTCTCCAAAACGTAGAAGTCTTGGTTTTCGATTACTTTTACTCCAAGTTGCTCTAGTGTGGGGAGTAGCATGCCGGTTAGAGTTTCGCATAGAGTTTTGTATCCCAGTTTCCCCATGGTAGTTGCCAATTTATTTAATGGTTCAATTAAGCTCCATTGTCCACTCATAATCCTCCTACATATCACGTTAGCTACTTCCATGAATGCATATGTTGATGTTATGAGGATCCCCCCTCCCCTCTTAACATCTTCAAGGGTTTTCACTGATTCTCTATGCCTACTCTCAGTTGGGGTTAAGGCTGATATGAGTATGCTTGAATCCACGTAGCATACTACCATTCCCTCTTCAACTCCTCAACGGCATCTATGGGGTGCTTCAATGTTATTGGTGATATCCTCATCTTAGCCAGCAATTTACCCACCCTTAAACCAAGCTCCACTGGATTAACATCCAATTCTCCACTCCAGTAGACGAAGATTGGTTGCTTCAACTTTGGGTAGACTTCCTCAACCAACTTCTCCCAAAATTCAATAGCTTCACTTGCACAACCCATTACATGGAATTCTATGTAAACGTCAATGTCTGGATCGGTCTTCACAATGGGTAGCATGCTGTATATGAATTGCATGGGCAAACTTGATTCCAGAAAATTTCGTGTTAACTCTGAGGGGAGTGAGGAAGCCCACTCCAAACATGTGGAGAGAGGTTTTGAAAGCATCTGGAATGTATTTTCAAGATCAACTTTACTCAAGCTTAACCTTCCCCATCCCCCTAAGTTTCTCCACAACCTTCTCTAAGCTTATTGCAATCTCCTCCAATTCTGAAGCAAGTTTCCTCTTCTCATCCCATGGAAGTTGCATGAAGTTCTGTGTTTTAGCCATTGTAACCGCAAGCTTCATTATTGCAGCCATAAACTCCCCAAAAACATCTGGGGGGATTTGCTTCGAGAATTCAGCCAACCTTTTCGGATTCAAGAGATCATTTAAAGCTTCATCAAGCCTCCTCCCCTCAACCTCCTCAAATTCAGCAACCTCATTTAATATACGACTGAAAACCTTTACCATTTCAATCATTGGGGTAAGCCCCTTAGCAAACTTATCCATTTGAATCGACATTACCAACACCATTCAAATTAACGATAATTAAATCCCCATCCATCAATTTAGAATAATTGCTTCATAAATATATCTTTATATCCCTCACTATATGCCAGTATACATGCCACCATTATATGTTTGCCACCCATACTCAGTAAACCTTTAAGTATTCTGGTTTGTTAATTTCCATGAACCCCAAATACATTATATAATCCAAATTTGTAACCCAATCCAATATTTTTGGGAATATTTTAGTTAACAAGTTGTTTTTAACTAAGCTTTTAACCTTCTCAAAACCCTGCCTCAAAGCTTCCCTACGTGGAGTGGTCGTTAAAACTTCAATAATCCTTCCAATCATTTCTAGAACTGTCTTATTGACTATTACGCCATTCTTTTTCGTATAGGTTAGGCATGCCCTAAAAAGCCCCTTCTCAAATGCATTTAATTTGCGAATATTACCATTCCTATAAGCCTTAACCCATACACCTTTAAGTTCAAAGTAGTCTATGCAATCTATGGACATGCCTAACCTAAACAATACATATACGTGAAAATTATAAAAGGCTTTCCACAAAATTCTCTAAAATTTTAATTTTCTTTGCGTTTTACATTGATTTCTTTAAACTGTAGGGTTTGTTGAATTATGCCTTTTGTTTTCCAATGTTAGCATTGTACTATTGCCCTTTTAACTGCTTCCCTGTGTAGTGGAGTCTGCCATGCTACATGCTTGCCTATGCCTAG harbors:
- a CDS encoding glycosyltransferase family 2 protein; this translates as MKKPTIIACIPAYNEERTIARVVIEVQRYVDRVIVCDDGSTDLTGEIAGRLGAEVIRHERNMGYGAALHTLFKRAREIDPDVMVVLDADLQHNPSDVPRVVEPILRGEGDIVIGSRFLAGGSVEAPRYRVGGIKLITKLAKRASYRDVTDAQSGFRAYGRRAIHSIMPTEQGMGASTEILMQARENGLKIVEVPIKINYNVEKPSTQNPIVHGLDVVLSIVKQMSIRRPLLFYGLPGALAMMIALFFWVWTIQIFTATRQIVTNIALIAVASTMVGLMLLTTAIILWVLVSVVKGAK
- a CDS encoding PIN domain-containing protein, whose translation is MVVCYVDSSILISALTPTESRHRESVKTLEDVKRGGGILITSTYAFMEVANVICRRIMSGQWSLIEPLNKLATTMGKLGYKTLCETLTGMLLPTLEQLGVKVIENQDFYVLEKLNETYVAKIFREAIKLAWINCRTKDLLHIAIASLMMRKHDAKRILTADEEDFSKIKKTLKDNLNIEVEIVSHTK